One segment of Sander vitreus isolate 19-12246 chromosome 20, sanVit1, whole genome shotgun sequence DNA contains the following:
- the e2f2 gene encoding transcription factor E2F2 isoform X2 — protein sequence MMRMPKGVSPASGRPVAGLPCPQQKMKVLSTGGVKTEFFNTGLSSPPMSTVPAGYFTQICNTAAAEQRANSLYSTPHGPEAKPIRSSSGRLPAKRKLDLEDPLYLPEFRTPKGKCGIAARIPSPRTPKSPGERTRYDTSLGLLTKKFVGLIAESPDGVLDLNWATEVLEVQKRRIYDITNVLEGVQLIRKKSKNNIQWLVGDVFEGGAGGGEKACTLRKELGDLERVERSLDELIHSSTTQLKQLTEYEDNKRLGYVTYQDIRSIGSLRDQTVIAVKAPADTKLEVPDTAGGSLQIYLKSKNGPIEVYLCPEEGLEDASPVKSAVTPKKEFPQPLGPPTTTPMGPPSYSIKEEPVESNMSTAAPATSSAEASNSALLDVERLLGLPPSLLQITEDQLPCTSFAPDPNTPFVSFSPPLDHDDYLWSLEDGEGVSDFFDTYDLGELLKS from the exons ATGATGCGGATGCCTAAAGGCGTCTCTCCGGCATCGGGTCGGCCAGTAGCGGGACTGCCTTGCCCTCAGCAGAAGATGAAGGTTTTGTCCACCGGAGGAGTGAAGACCGAGTTCTTCAACACCGGACTGTCCAGCCCGCCGATGAGCACGGTACCAGCCGGCTATTTCACCCAGATCTGCAACACCGCCGCGGCTGAACAAAGAGCCAACAGCCTGTATTCAACCCCCCACGGACCAGAGGCTAAACCCATCAGATCATCCTCCGGGCGCCTGCCG gcTAAAAGGAAACTGGATCTGGAGGACCCTCTTTACCTGCCAGAATTCCGCACACCAAAAGGCAAATGCGGCATCGCAGCCAGGATACCAAGTCCAAGGA CTCCAAAGTCTCCAGGTGAGCGGACACGCTACGACACGTCCTTGGGCTTGCTGACCAAGAAATTTGTGGGTCTGATCGCGGAGTCTCCTGATGGAGTCCTTGACCTGAACTGGGCCACTGAGGTTCTGGAGGTCCAGAAGAGACGCATCTATGACATCACCAACGTCCTGGAGGGAGTCCAGCTTATCCGAAAGAAGTCCAAGAACAACATCCAGTGGCT ggttggagatgtatttgaggGTGGTGCAGGCGGAGGAGAGAAGGCTTGCACCCTGAGGAAAGAGCTTGGAGACCTGGAGAGAGTAGAGAGATCTCTGGATGAATTGATCCACTCCAGCACCACACAGCTCAAACAACTCACCGAATATGAAGATAATAAGAG ATTGGGCTATGTGACATATCAGGACATCCGCTCCATCGGCAGTCTCCGAGACCAGACAGTCATTGCCGTCAAGGCCCCTGCTGACACCAAACTGGAGGTGCCAGACACGGCAGGG GGGTCATTACAGATCTATTTAAAGAGTAAGAATGGCCCCATTGAAGTCTATCTGTGTCCAGAGGAGGGTCTCGAAGATGCTAGCCCAGTGAAAAGCGCTGTCACCCCTAAAAAGGAGTTCCCTCAACCACTCGGCCCTCCAACTACAACCCCAATGGGGCCACCAAGCTACAGCATCAAAGAGGAGCCTGTTGAAT CCAACATGTCTACAGCAGCTCCCGCCACCTCCTCAGCTGAAGCCTCCAATTCCGCGCTGCTGGACGTCGAGCGTCTGTTGGGTTTGCCCCCCAGCCTGCTCCAGATCACAGAGGACCAGCTTCCTTGCACCTCATTCGCCCCAGACCCCAACACCCCCTTTGTGAGTTTCTCACCGCCTCTGGACCACGACGATTACCTCTGGAGCCTGGAGGATGGCGAGGGAGTGTCAGATTTCTTCGACACCTATGATCTTGGAGAACTGTTGAAGAGCTGA
- the e2f2 gene encoding transcription factor E2F2 isoform X3, with amino-acid sequence MMRMPKGVSPASGRPVAGLPCPQQKMKVLSTGGVKTEFFNTGLSSPPMSTVPAGYFTQICNTAAAEQRANSLYSTPHGPEAKPIRSSSGRLPAKRKLDLEDPLYLPEFRTPKGKCGIAARIPSPRTPKSPGERTRYDTSLGLLTKKFVGLIAESPDGVLDLNWATEVLEVQKRRIYDITNVLEGVQLIRKKSKNNIQWLVGDVFEGGAGGGEKACTLRKELGDLERVERSLDELIHSSTTQLKQLTEYEDNKRLGYVTYQDIRSIGSLRDQTVIAVKAPADTKLEVPDTAGQGSLQIYLKSKNGPIEVYLCPEEGLEDASPVKSAVTPKKEFPQPLGPPTTTPMGPPSYSIKEEPVESAPATSSAEASNSALLDVERLLGLPPSLLQITEDQLPCTSFAPDPNTPFVSFSPPLDHDDYLWSLEDGEGVSDFFDTYDLGELLKS; translated from the exons ATGATGCGGATGCCTAAAGGCGTCTCTCCGGCATCGGGTCGGCCAGTAGCGGGACTGCCTTGCCCTCAGCAGAAGATGAAGGTTTTGTCCACCGGAGGAGTGAAGACCGAGTTCTTCAACACCGGACTGTCCAGCCCGCCGATGAGCACGGTACCAGCCGGCTATTTCACCCAGATCTGCAACACCGCCGCGGCTGAACAAAGAGCCAACAGCCTGTATTCAACCCCCCACGGACCAGAGGCTAAACCCATCAGATCATCCTCCGGGCGCCTGCCG gcTAAAAGGAAACTGGATCTGGAGGACCCTCTTTACCTGCCAGAATTCCGCACACCAAAAGGCAAATGCGGCATCGCAGCCAGGATACCAAGTCCAAGGA CTCCAAAGTCTCCAGGTGAGCGGACACGCTACGACACGTCCTTGGGCTTGCTGACCAAGAAATTTGTGGGTCTGATCGCGGAGTCTCCTGATGGAGTCCTTGACCTGAACTGGGCCACTGAGGTTCTGGAGGTCCAGAAGAGACGCATCTATGACATCACCAACGTCCTGGAGGGAGTCCAGCTTATCCGAAAGAAGTCCAAGAACAACATCCAGTGGCT ggttggagatgtatttgaggGTGGTGCAGGCGGAGGAGAGAAGGCTTGCACCCTGAGGAAAGAGCTTGGAGACCTGGAGAGAGTAGAGAGATCTCTGGATGAATTGATCCACTCCAGCACCACACAGCTCAAACAACTCACCGAATATGAAGATAATAAGAG ATTGGGCTATGTGACATATCAGGACATCCGCTCCATCGGCAGTCTCCGAGACCAGACAGTCATTGCCGTCAAGGCCCCTGCTGACACCAAACTGGAGGTGCCAGACACGGCAGGG CAGGGGTCATTACAGATCTATTTAAAGAGTAAGAATGGCCCCATTGAAGTCTATCTGTGTCCAGAGGAGGGTCTCGAAGATGCTAGCCCAGTGAAAAGCGCTGTCACCCCTAAAAAGGAGTTCCCTCAACCACTCGGCCCTCCAACTACAACCCCAATGGGGCCACCAAGCTACAGCATCAAAGAGGAGCCTGTTGAAT CAGCTCCCGCCACCTCCTCAGCTGAAGCCTCCAATTCCGCGCTGCTGGACGTCGAGCGTCTGTTGGGTTTGCCCCCCAGCCTGCTCCAGATCACAGAGGACCAGCTTCCTTGCACCTCATTCGCCCCAGACCCCAACACCCCCTTTGTGAGTTTCTCACCGCCTCTGGACCACGACGATTACCTCTGGAGCCTGGAGGATGGCGAGGGAGTGTCAGATTTCTTCGACACCTATGATCTTGGAGAACTGTTGAAGAGCTGA
- the e2f2 gene encoding transcription factor E2F2 isoform X4, which yields MKVLSTGGVKTEFFNTGLSSPPMSTVPAGYFTQICNTAAAEQRANSLYSTPHGPEAKPIRSSSGRLPAKRKLDLEDPLYLPEFRTPKGKCGIAARIPSPRTPKSPGERTRYDTSLGLLTKKFVGLIAESPDGVLDLNWATEVLEVQKRRIYDITNVLEGVQLIRKKSKNNIQWLVGDVFEGGAGGGEKACTLRKELGDLERVERSLDELIHSSTTQLKQLTEYEDNKRLGYVTYQDIRSIGSLRDQTVIAVKAPADTKLEVPDTAGQGSLQIYLKSKNGPIEVYLCPEEGLEDASPVKSAVTPKKEFPQPLGPPTTTPMGPPSYSIKEEPVESNMSTAAPATSSAEASNSALLDVERLLGLPPSLLQITEDQLPCTSFAPDPNTPFVSFSPPLDHDDYLWSLEDGEGVSDFFDTYDLGELLKS from the exons ATGAAGGTTTTGTCCACCGGAGGAGTGAAGACCGAGTTCTTCAACACCGGACTGTCCAGCCCGCCGATGAGCACGGTACCAGCCGGCTATTTCACCCAGATCTGCAACACCGCCGCGGCTGAACAAAGAGCCAACAGCCTGTATTCAACCCCCCACGGACCAGAGGCTAAACCCATCAGATCATCCTCCGGGCGCCTGCCG gcTAAAAGGAAACTGGATCTGGAGGACCCTCTTTACCTGCCAGAATTCCGCACACCAAAAGGCAAATGCGGCATCGCAGCCAGGATACCAAGTCCAAGGA CTCCAAAGTCTCCAGGTGAGCGGACACGCTACGACACGTCCTTGGGCTTGCTGACCAAGAAATTTGTGGGTCTGATCGCGGAGTCTCCTGATGGAGTCCTTGACCTGAACTGGGCCACTGAGGTTCTGGAGGTCCAGAAGAGACGCATCTATGACATCACCAACGTCCTGGAGGGAGTCCAGCTTATCCGAAAGAAGTCCAAGAACAACATCCAGTGGCT ggttggagatgtatttgaggGTGGTGCAGGCGGAGGAGAGAAGGCTTGCACCCTGAGGAAAGAGCTTGGAGACCTGGAGAGAGTAGAGAGATCTCTGGATGAATTGATCCACTCCAGCACCACACAGCTCAAACAACTCACCGAATATGAAGATAATAAGAG ATTGGGCTATGTGACATATCAGGACATCCGCTCCATCGGCAGTCTCCGAGACCAGACAGTCATTGCCGTCAAGGCCCCTGCTGACACCAAACTGGAGGTGCCAGACACGGCAGGG CAGGGGTCATTACAGATCTATTTAAAGAGTAAGAATGGCCCCATTGAAGTCTATCTGTGTCCAGAGGAGGGTCTCGAAGATGCTAGCCCAGTGAAAAGCGCTGTCACCCCTAAAAAGGAGTTCCCTCAACCACTCGGCCCTCCAACTACAACCCCAATGGGGCCACCAAGCTACAGCATCAAAGAGGAGCCTGTTGAAT CCAACATGTCTACAGCAGCTCCCGCCACCTCCTCAGCTGAAGCCTCCAATTCCGCGCTGCTGGACGTCGAGCGTCTGTTGGGTTTGCCCCCCAGCCTGCTCCAGATCACAGAGGACCAGCTTCCTTGCACCTCATTCGCCCCAGACCCCAACACCCCCTTTGTGAGTTTCTCACCGCCTCTGGACCACGACGATTACCTCTGGAGCCTGGAGGATGGCGAGGGAGTGTCAGATTTCTTCGACACCTATGATCTTGGAGAACTGTTGAAGAGCTGA
- the e2f2 gene encoding transcription factor E2F2 isoform X1, which translates to MMRMPKGVSPASGRPVAGLPCPQQKMKVLSTGGVKTEFFNTGLSSPPMSTVPAGYFTQICNTAAAEQRANSLYSTPHGPEAKPIRSSSGRLPAKRKLDLEDPLYLPEFRTPKGKCGIAARIPSPRTPKSPGERTRYDTSLGLLTKKFVGLIAESPDGVLDLNWATEVLEVQKRRIYDITNVLEGVQLIRKKSKNNIQWLVGDVFEGGAGGGEKACTLRKELGDLERVERSLDELIHSSTTQLKQLTEYEDNKRLGYVTYQDIRSIGSLRDQTVIAVKAPADTKLEVPDTAGQGSLQIYLKSKNGPIEVYLCPEEGLEDASPVKSAVTPKKEFPQPLGPPTTTPMGPPSYSIKEEPVESNMSTAAPATSSAEASNSALLDVERLLGLPPSLLQITEDQLPCTSFAPDPNTPFVSFSPPLDHDDYLWSLEDGEGVSDFFDTYDLGELLKS; encoded by the exons ATGATGCGGATGCCTAAAGGCGTCTCTCCGGCATCGGGTCGGCCAGTAGCGGGACTGCCTTGCCCTCAGCAGAAGATGAAGGTTTTGTCCACCGGAGGAGTGAAGACCGAGTTCTTCAACACCGGACTGTCCAGCCCGCCGATGAGCACGGTACCAGCCGGCTATTTCACCCAGATCTGCAACACCGCCGCGGCTGAACAAAGAGCCAACAGCCTGTATTCAACCCCCCACGGACCAGAGGCTAAACCCATCAGATCATCCTCCGGGCGCCTGCCG gcTAAAAGGAAACTGGATCTGGAGGACCCTCTTTACCTGCCAGAATTCCGCACACCAAAAGGCAAATGCGGCATCGCAGCCAGGATACCAAGTCCAAGGA CTCCAAAGTCTCCAGGTGAGCGGACACGCTACGACACGTCCTTGGGCTTGCTGACCAAGAAATTTGTGGGTCTGATCGCGGAGTCTCCTGATGGAGTCCTTGACCTGAACTGGGCCACTGAGGTTCTGGAGGTCCAGAAGAGACGCATCTATGACATCACCAACGTCCTGGAGGGAGTCCAGCTTATCCGAAAGAAGTCCAAGAACAACATCCAGTGGCT ggttggagatgtatttgaggGTGGTGCAGGCGGAGGAGAGAAGGCTTGCACCCTGAGGAAAGAGCTTGGAGACCTGGAGAGAGTAGAGAGATCTCTGGATGAATTGATCCACTCCAGCACCACACAGCTCAAACAACTCACCGAATATGAAGATAATAAGAG ATTGGGCTATGTGACATATCAGGACATCCGCTCCATCGGCAGTCTCCGAGACCAGACAGTCATTGCCGTCAAGGCCCCTGCTGACACCAAACTGGAGGTGCCAGACACGGCAGGG CAGGGGTCATTACAGATCTATTTAAAGAGTAAGAATGGCCCCATTGAAGTCTATCTGTGTCCAGAGGAGGGTCTCGAAGATGCTAGCCCAGTGAAAAGCGCTGTCACCCCTAAAAAGGAGTTCCCTCAACCACTCGGCCCTCCAACTACAACCCCAATGGGGCCACCAAGCTACAGCATCAAAGAGGAGCCTGTTGAAT CCAACATGTCTACAGCAGCTCCCGCCACCTCCTCAGCTGAAGCCTCCAATTCCGCGCTGCTGGACGTCGAGCGTCTGTTGGGTTTGCCCCCCAGCCTGCTCCAGATCACAGAGGACCAGCTTCCTTGCACCTCATTCGCCCCAGACCCCAACACCCCCTTTGTGAGTTTCTCACCGCCTCTGGACCACGACGATTACCTCTGGAGCCTGGAGGATGGCGAGGGAGTGTCAGATTTCTTCGACACCTATGATCTTGGAGAACTGTTGAAGAGCTGA